CAAACGAAATGAACCTTGGACCCGAGGGGTGTGTTTACTGCGGACATTTGATTTCCTTGAGTTTATGCGGCAACCTGGCTCACTTGTGGCCGACCTTCAACGTCTTCCTTGGCTGCATCGATTGGGTCTTGGACCTCGCCGCTAGACCAGTCTTCTTCGTTGCACAGGTACTTAGCCTGCTCACTCGCTTCGGTATCAGTATCACCAGCGTCCAAATAGACCCTTTTGGCTGCGGCGATCCATTCGCTGCGTGATATTGCTTCTGGCTCTGATTGCAGTGGTGACATGGCGTTTTCCTTCATTTGTGCTCGTTACGAGTAACGCGGAGACTCGCCATACGTCTTGAATAGTTTGTCAGCCTGTTCTGGCGTTTGAATCTGTTTCGCCCCGCCTCCAAAATCCCAGGTGGCGACAACAGAGTGACCTTTCGGGTCTGAGACTTGCGCTGCCATTGCCAACTTCCAGTCACTGGTGCCAGGGAATAGCACTCCTCGTCCGCCTGGCAGGTTTTCTGCCCAACCACCAACGGTGGCCTTGATGTAGCAGAGATAGCCTTTTAGCGATCCCTTGCGCGGTCCCCTGGAAAAGCGAGGGAAGGTCTCAACAAGTCCATCGCCAAATTTTTCACAGGCGGTTTTATACGCCCACGCGTTGGCCAATGGAATTGCCTTCACTTCGTACATCGCTCTCTGGACGCCCATGGCATGATTTCCTTGATTAGGTTGACCGTCCATATATTCCACTACTCACCAGATGAGCCGTTGTTATAACGTCATCTGCTTTATTAACATTCACTGGAATCGGCCACAACCATTTGAAGCAATGCTTCTGTGGCTTGTCTTTGGGGCCCGTCCAATACATATGCCAGTGTGACTTACGAAAGTGGGGCCGCATTTTGGGTCCATTGCCGTCGCTCGCCGATTCTTTCTCCCAGTCCTCTTTTGCTTTACGGAGATCGGCGCCTATTCTGAAACCAACGTTCCATTCTGTAACTCGATCAGCGCTATAGACTTTCTTCTTTTCCTTTTCTGCTTTAACAACAGAGGCCTTTCGTTCACCTATTGTTCCACCTTGAATGTCTGGTTCATCAGAGCATATGTACATTAAAATGTTAATCAACAAGAGGTTCGTGTTAACAATAAATTGCTTGGTTTCGTCGTCAAGTTCTGGGGAAAAGTGTTCTTCAACAATCTCAGCAGACGCTAAGTACCCCTGACTTTTAGAGTCAATTGGTACAAGGTTGTTTCTTACTTTTTCATGCTTTGCTCGTTGCGCTGCTTTTTCTCTTTCGCTTATCTCCAGGCTCTCGCTTATTGTTTTCCCAATCAATGGAACCGAAATGCTGAATCTTAGATATTCTTTATCTCTAGGAATCACATCGAGAGCGGTTAGCGAATGGTCAGCCTCCATTTTTTCTTCGGCTTCCATAATGAGATCTGGATCCATCGACAGGAGCATCAGAAGATTCGAATCGTTGCATCCTCGTGGGTCAACAATTACTTCAATTCTTAAAACTGGTGCAAACAAACCTCTGTCGGACCCTTCGTCATCTACTACTGCGAAGAATCCATGCATTCGGAAGCCTTCATGCAAATCAAGCCCAGGCGTTGAAATGTAAACACCCCACTCAGGCATCCTGAACAAGAATTCAGTCGCTACTTCGTCTTTTAAAGAGCTAGAACACAATTCTTTGAGCATCTCATCATCAAAATGGTAGACCCCCTTGGTCATTCGCCATGCGCACAGCGCAGTCCCAAGTTTTGAATCACTGTTCTGAATCCTGATTGCTTCGTCATAGGTGTATTTATGACGGGTGTAACTCTCCAGAATCGCTGACATGCAGCCCCATGGAAGGAAACACCAAGGTTCCCACCGATCTACTCCCATCGTAGTCACCGGGTCCTTTCTGACTATCTCAGTGTGCTTCCAAACCCCTTCATATTTCTTGGCGAAGTCATTTAGCACTCTCTCCGGTAGAGTGAGGTCCTTCCTTTGCGCAGCTCGCAAATGCGTTGCGAACTGAAACTTGGGCCCAGCCGTTTTTAGTCTCTTAACCAATTTTGATTCCCTCCGCGTATTGATTTTTTCAGTTGTTGGTGGATGCGTTCAGGTTACAGGGTTTGGTTGGCGCGCAAGTTTCTATGATTTCCTCTACTTGAACCAATTCTCTGCAAGCAGCTCTGGCGGGCTAGCTTCAACTAGCGACACCTTGACGACTTGCAGGCTTTGAATCCCTGGGTATGGGGCACCGATTGCCTGCGGGCGCCCGGCACGGAAGTGTGCCGCCGTTGGTTTCCTGTCGGACCAAATGACATCGATTACTTGGCCCCCATCAATTTTCAAACCCCAATAGGCTGGGTCAACCGGTGGGATATCTGGATCAAATTCAATGCTCATAGAATTCCTTCAAGATGTCGGTAGATCACCCGGCCCGTACAACGCAATC
This is a stretch of genomic DNA from Rhodoferax ferrireducens T118. It encodes these proteins:
- a CDS encoding AcrVA2 family anti-CRISPR protein translates to MSAILESYTRHKYTYDEAIRIQNSDSKLGTALCAWRMTKGVYHFDDEMLKELCSSSLKDEVATEFLFRMPEWGVYISTPGLDLHEGFRMHGFFAVVDDEGSDRGLFAPVLRIEVIVDPRGCNDSNLLMLLSMDPDLIMEAEEKMEADHSLTALDVIPRDKEYLRFSISVPLIGKTISESLEISEREKAAQRAKHEKVRNNLVPIDSKSQGYLASAEIVEEHFSPELDDETKQFIVNTNLLLINILMYICSDEPDIQGGTIGERKASVVKAEKEKKKVYSADRVTEWNVGFRIGADLRKAKEDWEKESASDGNGPKMRPHFRKSHWHMYWTGPKDKPQKHCFKWLWPIPVNVNKADDVITTAHLVSSGIYGRST